A stretch of DNA from Nerophis ophidion isolate RoL-2023_Sa linkage group LG18, RoL_Noph_v1.0, whole genome shotgun sequence:
ttattaacaattacaaatacaatatttcatataaaattgtatgatgaatatacaggatatatataattatatatatataaatatatatatatatatatatatatatatatgtgtgtgtgtgtgtgtgtgtgtgtgtgtatacatgcacacaaaatgtttattgcatgtaaaatatgtattgtactgtttaCTATCTAATCTActcaaattgttctgtccattttttaataaaagtacacaatggtGCATATTAATGAATGTACTTGACTGATAAAATCATtcatataaaatatctaatctataaatgtggaagcatattaaacagattgttagacaaacaacaatgtcacacatgttatatgtgctggtgttgttagaaagtcaaaatgaaagtctggacagtttatttcaaatcctgcggtttcatttgctgctgctgttctcaccagcacacttgtgtttcttacactggtacttagaagacaatctttcaccacacacactgcaactcaacactttctctcctgggtgtcttctcatgtgtactaaaAGGTTTGATccttcacaaaagcttctgttacagattgaacaggaatgggacttctctccagtgtgtgttctagtgtgtactttcaaacaccagttttctgtaaaacctttaccacagattgaccgggaaaacggtttttcaccagtgtgtgttctcatgtgcactttcaaccattgactttctgtaaaacctttaccacagattgaacagacaaaaggtttttcaccagtgtgtgttctcatgtgtacttttaaaaggggactttgtacaaaacctttaccacattctgagcaagaaaaaggtttttcaccagtgtgtgttctcatgtgtactttcaaatgtttactttgaacaaaatctttaccacattctgagcaagaaaaaggtttttcaccagtgtgtgttctcatgtgtcttttcaaattttgactttctgtaaaacctttaccacaggttgtacaggaaaaaggtttttcaccagtgtgtgttctcatgtgtactttcaaatgtttactttgaacaaaatctttaccacattctgagcaagaaaaaggtttttcaccagtgtgtgttctcatgtgtactttcaaatgtttactttgaacaaaatatttaccacattctgagcaagaaaaaggtttttcaccagtgtgtgttctcatgtgtcttttcaaattttgactttctgtaaaacctttaccacaggttgtacaggaaaaaggtttttcaccagtgtgtgttctcatgtgtattttcacatctgtactttgtgtaaaacctttaccacaggttgaacagacaaaatgttttttaccactgtgtattctcatgtgcaaTTTCAAACTCCAACTTTGTGTAAAACcattaccacatattgaacagataaaaggtttttctccagtgtgtgttctcatgtgtcttttcagacgacaatggtatttaaaggttttgtgacagtgagaagatgtgaagtgagtgttgtcagtgtgacatgtcttatcatctttagagtcttcatcatcagtgtcaggagagtgtgacgttgtgtcctcactatctgatagtggagctaagagcttgtctgcttgtgatcctccacagtggtctccatcagcttctgttgtcatgtgttgtgttgagctgctgcttggaggctccccccctcccctctcctcactttcacctttcacctcatcaccttcactcttcacagggacaccagtcactggcatcttggtgacatcaacctcctccagtccttcaagatgctctccctgctgattgatgctgtgttcttcctcttcctctttattgtgaggggtcagtgggtcctcctcttcttccttaaTGTGTGGGCTCtgtggatccaccgcttcctctTTAAACTGGGGGATTAGTGGgttttcctcttcctttttaaaatgggagaTCTgaaggtattcctcttccttcttaatgtgggagggctgtggctcctccgtctgcatcctgaagctccacttctgttgctgagggtgaagatgttcttcacagacgtctgcaagacaaacacagcatctctgctcagtcacacaatgcgttcagtacttttacatccacttaggaaaaacaagttatcgtatgaactgtcttgaaatctcagtgacgcagaaAAACGCTGctcttacaacattattcacaggaaaagaaaaacaaaccaggttgattgattgattgattaattgatacttttattagtagattgcacagcacagtacatattccgtacaattgaccactaaatggtaacacccgaataagtttttcaacttgtttaagtcggggtccacgttaatcaattcatggacagAACTTTTTCATATGGATAGACAACATAGTTTAAAGGGATTTTGTAATATATTATTTCACATATAAATATTAACAGAACAATTTTAAAACagactacacaggctcctaatttagttgctgaaatatgcagtaaaatattaaatgataaataatgataaatgggtagaggtgcaacggtacgtgtatttgtattgaaccgttttggtacggaggtttcggttcggttcggaggtgaaccgatccgacacggacatataagtagtgccgcacgttgtgtaaataatgcacaccgaggcaccatga
This window harbors:
- the LOC133537320 gene encoding gastrula zinc finger protein XlCGF57.1-like, yielding MQTEEPQPSHIKKEEEYLQISHFKKEEENPLIPQFKEEAVDPQSPHIKEEEEDPLTPHNKEEEEEHSINQQGEHLEGLEEVDVTKMPVTGVPVKSEGDEVKGESEERGGGEPPSSSSTQHMTTEADGDHCGGSQADKLLAPLSDSEDTTSHSPDTDDEDSKDDKTCHTDNTHFTSSHCHKTFKYHCRLKRHMRTHTGEKPFICSICGNGFTQSWSLKLHMRIHSGKKHFVCSTCGKGFTQSTDVKIHMRTHTGEKPFSCTTCGKGFTESQNLKRHMRTHTGEKPFSCSECGKYFVQSKHLKVHMRTHTGEKPFSCSECGKDFVQSKHLKVHMRTHTGEKPFSCTTCGKGFTESQNLKRHMRTHTGEKPFSCSECGKDFVQSKHLKVHMRTHTGEKPFSCSECGKGFVQSPLLKVHMRTHTGEKPFVCSICGKGFTESQWLKVHMRTHTGEKPFSRSICGKGFTENWCLKVHTRTHTGEKSHSCSICNRSFCEGSNLLVHMRRHPGEKVLSCSVCGERLSSKYQCKKHKCAGENSSSK